The region ACTTGATTGAAGTCACCAGTGGCAAATTTTGCTTCGGCCAAGGAGAAAGACGCCTCTTTCATTACCTCCCCCATAAGTATTTTGGTCTGTAATGTAACATTATAATTGATGGACAACTTGGTTTTAATGGACTGACCTCAACAATTTTTCCCAAGATCAGACGGAATCTCATTTGTAATGCGTCTGCCTTCTTCTTGAGCAAGCTGTGACCCTTTTGGGCCCCTTTTAGTCTCGTTTTCATTATCATCTGGGCCCTACAAAAAAAACTGCATGTGGTACATATTCTAATGGGGGTTTTTGAATGTTTACCCTCTGGAAGGAAATATAGGCAGTCTATCCCTGGTCgacattttagtgttttattaaattggtcttcaatttgacaaatttgacatttgtaattaaaaatagcaaCAAAAAGGCGACATCTCTGTTCGGATGGTCAAATATTTGTATCATCTACGTTAAAGGCACAAAATCTCTTTGAAAATCATTATAGAAAGCtgtaaattgttgaaaaatgttattaggaaataaatttttgtcataaatatatatttatgcaaTATATcagaaaaacttttttaattttaattattaaattagaactttgtaactttatatttatttgtaactttTGTATTAACCTAACCTCTAACTTTGAGGGTTAACCCCACTTTTTATTgccaaaatgtaaatattgttttatgatttatacTAACGACggtgttaaaatgtttaaggaaagttttaaatattataagtcAAAAAATCCTTTACCTAGTTTTGAAGATGTGGTTGATTTTAGTgacattcaaaaaatttcCAACAAGGTATGCATacctcaaataatttttatgtgtagTACAAACAAAACTATCCATTAAAATATGCAGGTGACTAAATGTAAGATAAATCCCCGTGAAATCAGTTTTTTTGGACTGACATCACCAACAACTTGGGAAGTGTATGAACTAATTGATAATCCAGGTTTTAAATGGAATACAATAATGAaacaatcattaaaatttacatttcaggcctaatttttataaaaaacccTTTTACTCCACTTGGACAAAGATACTGGACTGTGAAATGTCTAAGGGACTACACAAGAAAACCCAACAAAAGTAATTTAGATGCCTTAAAACTTGTACCTGTAGATAGCGAATGGTGGGACATGTgccaaaataataacaatcaattacttaaaaaaatgaggTGGATAACACTAGGGTATCATCATGATTGGGACACCAAAGTGAATTAACTACAAAACAGAAGGAActgattaactaaaaattgtaatttattgtagGTTTACTCAGAAGATAACAGGAATGATTTTCCTGAGGATTTGGGAGATTTGACTACATTTATTGCCAATGCACTtggattttcaaatttcaaatcagaAGCTGCTATTGTAAATTACTACCACTTGGATTCAACTTTATCTGGACACACAGATcattctgaaattaatttagaggCACCACTGTTTTCTTTTAGTTTAGGTCAGACagcgatttttttaattggcgGCAAAACAAGGGAGGAAAAACCCTCagcaatttttcttaaaagtggAGATGTGGTAGTCATGAGTAAAGAATCAAGATTATGTTATCATGGAGTTCCCAAAATACTTAAGACTGAATCAAAACCTTggcaattaattgattatgttgataaaaatgtgCCAGATGATTACAAGgatgttgtaaatatttgtagagATGAAAAAATGTGGATGCCATTTGAGGAGTATCTGAGTCAgtcaagaataaatattaatattcgacAAGTATTAAAACGAGGACAGAAGAGACTTTACAATgatctataaatataatttctggtgatatatattgtataagtacatatttatttacattacattaattgttttttcattttttacccAGAATATAactgttataataaattaacatgcatttatttaaagtttaggcTTTTAATGAATCcttgttttgtattttttatcttttttcgtttattaaacgttaaaagttaaatagatttaaataagtattatttacaCTGTATATTTAATCTTAGCATTTTTTATGACAAATGTAATATAGAAAATGTGATAAATTGGCGCTCATAAACAGAATTTACGTTCGGCGAAAATATTCCGTTCACGGCGTCATCTAAAACTATCATAGAATTCGAGTCAATCAAtttgattcaatatttttgttccgAGTTGGACGTTTCGACGGTGAATTATTCGCCATTGGCACGTGTAGAGTTTGCAGTTTTCTTGGATATCACGTACTGTACGTTTCCCACCAAACTTTTATACCGTTTTCAAACTTCGTTTTGCCGACCCGACTGTGGATTGGAGTTTGACGTCGGACGGGgaatttcagtttaattttataccgcGTATAACGAATCGACTTATCGACCGAACTTGGTTTGTTCTTGGCCGGTTTAAGATGCATTGATGCAATTACGAGGTGCCGGCGGTAAATGTACTTAGAATTTGGAAGGCCAATTTCTGTCCAAAACTACTGAAAACAATTTAGAAGAGTTCAAATGATCTAACTATTAAGTCTAGAACTTTCTAAACTTTGttgtaactattttataagacattttattaattttatagaatattaactattacaatttgttgttataaaagcacattgtatatatttaaataaagtaaatactcGCCGTGTCTTTCTTGGGGTCATTTATAACCATAATCCGTTAACGCGGCATTTGTCTCCGCAaatccaataataaatatctttatttcttGTCCGAGTCGTCCTGACAAACAGCGCCGACATGCAGTATATCAACGGCAACTTTTCTTTTGTgaaaaaagtcaatttaactttaaaaatgtatacgaTAGATTTCGTTCCCGGTTGTTTTAGATGACTATATTTCACGTCATCAGAGAACGGATAAGTTAAAGAAGTTGCGGTTTTTCGGCGCATTTATCTTAATCTTCCGTATATCTGGACTGGAAAACTTTTTGTGCATATTCAAGAATTCCCACAAAGAGCCTTTTATCCTAATCCGGGCATTTTTTTCGCAGCGTCGAACAGGAGACTATATAGTCTGTGCGGGGGAAATCCGACTCATTTGTTACCAGAGAGACTGTATAATGCGGgggcatattttattttaatatcgacAAAGTCATAAAACTTTTGTGAAAGCTGAAAACTTTAAGTAACTTGATCCAACACCTTATTCTCCACCAACTGTCCGGATTAATGAAATCCTTCTGCATATCAAATGAATAGTCTCCTCCGCTTCCGGATTCAAATCCAAATTTGGGTATCtactacaaatttaattaacactcTTATTAAATCATTCCAAAACAGACTTGAAAtgctaattgtttttaaatacattccGTTATCTTTCCACGAAACTTTTATGTTGCATTTAATTATGTGTTTGGTGATTAAAcccaaatttaacaataacatagcatcaaattaattttaatctgtatttgacaattttaataaataattttcaccgGAAAATTTGCACTCGCAATTTCAATAAACGGAAATAAAAAACGGCCGAAacggatattaaaataaaatattcataaataattttatacgtaATGTTTTCGGGTAATTGGGTTTCGCCCCGATTTTTGTGTTACAGTATCCGTTTTGAAGTTTATGTTGTAATTATGAGGTTTTTAATGAAGGTTCTGCGTGGGATATGGATAATTAAATGGCTTAATGGCTAATATAAATGGTCTGGATAACCGAATTCTAgataatatacaatacaaattatatattaaaatattgtcatgtttatataaaatgtttgctGTAAAGTCTGGAATGAGTAAGAAATGATTAATGCGTCATTAATTgtggatatttattattgttaactagtttgtttacaaaatttagatcatgtaaacttaatttatttatttacaaataaatcaataaacactAAAACGTGTATTAtacaattgaattgaaatCTTCTAAAGATTATTTgagataagatatatattatacacgttttagttataattggatttagattttaaaagaatatctAACTTCATAGTGATATCATTCAAAGCTTTCCTTAATTGTTCAATCTCTTGCTGTACATGTTCTTCCCTGTTCTCGGAAAAGTAACTAGGCAACGAGACACAAGTACGCGTGGGAATCCTGGAACTTACAGGAGAAATATCCCAGCTCATATTCGCTTGCGACACTCTATCAACGCCTCTGTTATTCACTCTGTCCTCTCTTTGAGTCCTCCACTTGAACCAGCGATCTGCACTGCTTCTCGGAGTACTAGTCGACTCCGGAGATTTCTTCAGGATTGATTTTTTCTCTGGTGCCATCCTCGCCCTTTTGGCCGAAGGACAACTGTCGCCAGGATTCGGATGTGGCCTTATTCTGGATCCAGGGAGGCAAACATCCACGCTGCACTCGAAACTCTCGCTGAACGACACTCTTTTTTGACGCGTTAACTTTGGGCGGGGAATTCTTATGGGGATGCGAGATCGCTTCTTCACCGGAACCACCTCGCTCATATccacatctaaagaatcacaGAAACTTTCCGAATCTAAAACAGCACTGATTTCGTCGGCATCTAAAGTATCGTCTAATGTTACTTCAGGAGGTTTGGTTGTTTCCTCTAAGGAGTCTGTTAATGCTGAAGCTGCCATCAATTCTTGACGAAACTGCAACGCTTCCGGCTTGATATCTGTTGGCAAACCTCCTTCCAGAGAATCCTGAAGGATGCTACTTTTAACCACATTCGTGGTCTCGGATTTTTCACTGGTTTGGGGCAAACTCTCCAAAGAATCgaagaaaacatttttcgaTGTTGGTCCGCTCATGTTCACTTCCACTTTAGTTAAGGGTGCACTTTGTGACAGATACTTGTTGATGATTTGTGTAACTCGTTTTTGAGTTGCAAAGTTCGGATTCACGTAATCTCTGTTACTGTTCTTTGTTTGTGTCCCGTTTGGAacagtttcaaaattgaaCGATTTGCAGAAATGTAACGGCATGGTGATGTATAGCAACAACTATTTCGAATAACTTGAACTGCAATGagtgataaatatattacgcGTACAGGTAATCGACTTAATCTTATCTtcaaaacgtaaataaatttatgttttacctGTGGAGAATTTCCTAATCCTAATTATATCCACAACAATGCAGTTTAGTTTTTGATTAAACTTACTTACTGTCACGTCAGTTTTTAATGGTGACTAATTGTTTGAAAAGTAGAAAATGTATTACAAATTcacttcataaataataagataatattAGCCAGTAACATCTATACCGAAGAAGATaatcatattaatttctttgttaattTGGATCATTCATTTAGATAATGGTAAATTTGTGCTTTTCAGTTTATCTTTTTGCTTAAAGAAGCGTCCAGAATGAACGACAAGTCCAATTGAGGTTAATTATAAAGGTGATTTAATTACGCGTTCAACGGTACCTAATTTGATTCGAtcgaaagaaaaaacaaatatttaaatttattgctaaaTTTCTTTTACGTTTTCTGCCAGTCA is a window of Aethina tumida isolate Nest 87 chromosome 7, icAetTumi1.1, whole genome shotgun sequence DNA encoding:
- the LOC109601258 gene encoding nucleic acid dioxygenase ALKBH1 gives rise to the protein MIYTNDGVKMFKESFKYYKSKNPLPSFEDVVDFSDIQKISNKVTKCKINPREISFFGLTSPTTWEVYELIDNPGLIFIKNPFTPLGQRYWTVKCLRDYTRKPNKSNLDALKLVPVDSEWWDMCQNNNNQLLKKMRWITLGYHHDWDTKVYSEDNRNDFPEDLGDLTTFIANALGFSNFKSEAAIVNYYHLDSTLSGHTDHSEINLEAPLFSFSLGQTAIFLIGGKTREEKPSAIFLKSGDVVVMSKESRLCYHGVPKILKTESKPWQLIDYVDKNVPDDYKDVVNICRDEKMWMPFEEYLSQSRININIRQVLKRGQKRLYNDL